One window from the genome of Rufibacter tibetensis encodes:
- a CDS encoding SDR family NAD(P)-dependent oxidoreductase translates to MQKYIVVTGGTKGIGRAIVDRFAAEGFHIITCSRHQQDLNKLKLDIEEKYTFSKVFFLAADVSQPGEVRRFLDYIHSLKVKVDVLVNNAGFFIPGKIHEESETVLREMINTNLYSAYDLTKGLVNDMIRRRDGHIYTICSTASITAYTNGGSYCIAKHALYGMTRVLREELKEYNIRVTAVLPGATYTASWEGVDLPKDRFMTPEDVASAIWNAHCISKQTVIEELLLRPQLGDI, encoded by the coding sequence ATGCAAAAATATATAGTGGTGACGGGTGGGACCAAAGGCATTGGCCGGGCTATTGTGGACCGGTTTGCGGCTGAAGGATTTCACATCATCACCTGCTCACGCCACCAGCAGGACTTAAACAAATTGAAGCTGGATATAGAAGAGAAATACACCTTTTCTAAGGTCTTCTTCCTGGCCGCTGATGTAAGCCAACCAGGGGAGGTACGCCGCTTTCTGGACTACATCCACTCCTTAAAAGTGAAGGTTGATGTACTGGTGAACAACGCCGGTTTCTTTATACCAGGTAAAATTCATGAGGAAAGCGAAACGGTACTGCGGGAAATGATCAATACCAATCTCTACAGCGCGTATGACCTGACCAAAGGCTTGGTAAATGACATGATCAGGCGCCGCGATGGCCATATCTATACTATCTGTTCTACGGCCAGCATTACCGCCTATACCAACGGCGGTTCTTACTGCATAGCCAAACATGCTTTGTATGGCATGACCCGTGTGCTGCGCGAAGAATTGAAAGAATACAACATACGGGTAACAGCTGTTTTGCCCGGAGCCACTTACACAGCGAGTTGGGAAGGGGTAGACTTACCGAAAGACCGGTTTATGACCCCTGAAGATGTAGCCAGTGCCATCTGGAACGCCCATTGCATTTCAAAGCAAACAGTAATTGAAGAACTGCTGCTTCGGCCGCAGTTGGGAGATATATAA
- a CDS encoding MlaE family ABC transporter permease: MKTFGAFLLFLSSLVKRGESPRILFNRTIDEAILIGIDSVFIVAVVSTFIGAVTCVQISYNLTNALIPRSTIGFMVREMTILELAPTITSIVLAGKVGSSIAGGLGTMRITEQVDALEVMGINSASYLVLPKIMAAFLVFPMLVITAMFLSILGGFFAGSLSGALSGQEYITGLRSDFIPWNITFALIKSLVFAFLVSAISSYQGFFTEGGALEVGRASTKAVTNSVIAILIADFVCAQLLL, translated from the coding sequence ATGAAAACCTTTGGTGCATTTTTACTCTTTTTGTCTAGCCTTGTTAAAAGAGGTGAGTCTCCCAGGATCTTGTTCAACAGAACCATAGATGAAGCTATTTTAATAGGCATAGACTCTGTTTTCATTGTGGCGGTAGTCTCCACCTTTATTGGAGCGGTTACCTGCGTGCAGATTTCCTACAACCTGACCAACGCCTTAATCCCGAGGTCCACCATTGGGTTCATGGTGCGGGAGATGACCATTCTGGAACTGGCTCCTACTATCACGTCTATTGTGTTGGCCGGAAAAGTGGGCTCCAGCATTGCAGGGGGGCTTGGCACCATGCGCATCACAGAACAGGTAGACGCCCTGGAGGTGATGGGGATTAACTCCGCTTCTTATCTAGTTTTGCCTAAGATCATGGCTGCCTTCCTGGTGTTTCCTATGTTGGTAATCACCGCTATGTTTCTATCCATTTTAGGAGGTTTTTTCGCCGGAAGCTTATCAGGAGCCTTGTCTGGTCAGGAGTACATCACGGGTTTACGCTCTGATTTCATCCCCTGGAACATCACCTTCGCCTTAATAAAATCTTTGGTGTTTGCCTTTCTGGTATCCGCCATCTCTTCTTACCAAGGTTTTTTCACTGAGGGTGGTGCCCTGGAAGTAGGAAGAGCCAGTACTAAAGCTGTAACGAATAGCGTAATAGCTATTTTGATTGCAGACTTTGTCTGCGCACAGTTATTGCTTTAA
- a CDS encoding ABC transporter ATP-binding protein → MIEIHNIHKTFNGVKVLDGISGNFESGKVNMLLGASGTGKSVLLKCIVGLVKPDVGSITYDGRIFANNKLDIKQEIRRKIGMLFQGSALFDSMTVNENVEFPLRMLSPDMSKNERRERVEFCLKRVGLEKAGEKMPSELSGGMKKRVGIARAIAPNCTYLFCDEPNSGLDPLTAITIDELIKEITEEYNITTIVVTHDMNSVLEYGDNVMFLFKGKKLWEGHSSTIMDTQVKELNDFIFSNRLMRDAKKVEQIEEEEKQEEEQNRNEKS, encoded by the coding sequence ATGATAGAAATTCATAACATACATAAAACCTTCAACGGCGTTAAAGTACTGGACGGCATCAGCGGAAACTTTGAGTCCGGCAAGGTGAACATGCTGCTGGGAGCCAGCGGTACCGGGAAAAGTGTGCTTTTAAAATGCATTGTAGGGCTGGTGAAACCAGATGTGGGCAGCATCACCTATGACGGACGTATCTTCGCCAACAACAAACTGGACATCAAACAGGAAATCAGGCGCAAAATTGGGATGCTCTTCCAGGGAAGTGCCTTGTTTGACTCCATGACCGTGAATGAAAACGTGGAATTTCCGCTACGAATGCTTTCCCCTGATATGAGCAAAAACGAACGTAGAGAAAGGGTGGAATTTTGCTTAAAACGGGTTGGATTGGAAAAAGCCGGGGAGAAAATGCCTTCAGAACTAAGCGGCGGGATGAAGAAGCGCGTGGGTATTGCCCGGGCCATTGCCCCTAACTGCACCTACCTTTTCTGTGATGAACCAAACTCCGGCCTTGATCCCCTCACGGCCATTACCATTGATGAGCTCATCAAGGAAATTACGGAAGAATACAACATCACCACCATTGTAGTAACCCATGACATGAACTCCGTGCTGGAGTACGGTGACAATGTTATGTTCCTTTTCAAAGGCAAAAAGCTTTGGGAAGGCCACAGCAGTACCATCATGGACACGCAGGTGAAAGAACTGAACGACTTTATCTTCTCTAACCGCCTCATGCGTGATGCCAAAAAAGTGGAGCAGATTGAGGAAGAAGAAAAGCAGGAAGAGGAACAGAACCGGAACGAGAAGTCATAA
- a CDS encoding NupC/NupG family nucleoside CNT transporter, giving the protein MFSALQGLVGYFILIGIAILFSTNRKAINWKLVGVGVLIQIIFGVLVTEVPFVKAGFEIVSQGFVTLLGFSSAGAEFLFGELAKPGSPAGTGYIFAFNVLPTIIFFSTVTAGLYYLGVLQKIVYGIAWIMSKGMRLSGAESLSAAGNIFLGQTEAPLLVRPFIQNMTRSELMCLMTGGMATLAGGVLAAYVAFLGGNDPAQQAIFAAHLLTASIMNAPAGIVMAKILVPETEEDKINTKLQVNKESLGVNIIDAMSTGAADGLKLALNVGGMLLAFIAVIALLNYLLLSLGGATGLNQMIVDSTDGRFEGLNFQYILGQIFRVFAFLMGSPWQDTLQVGSLLGQKTAVNEFVAYLDLAKMKEANSLTPKSIILATYALCGFSNFSSIAIQIGGIGGMAPSQQGNLSKLGLRALLGASIACMMTATIAGILFEL; this is encoded by the coding sequence ATGTTCTCTGCGCTTCAAGGCCTTGTCGGCTATTTTATCCTCATCGGAATTGCCATTCTTTTTTCTACCAACCGCAAAGCCATCAATTGGAAATTGGTGGGAGTGGGGGTTCTGATTCAGATCATCTTCGGGGTTCTGGTCACCGAAGTTCCTTTTGTAAAGGCAGGCTTTGAAATTGTAAGCCAGGGATTTGTGACCCTGCTAGGGTTTTCCAGTGCAGGCGCTGAGTTTCTCTTCGGAGAATTGGCCAAGCCAGGTTCACCAGCAGGTACCGGTTACATCTTCGCTTTCAACGTGTTGCCCACCATTATCTTCTTCTCTACTGTAACCGCAGGATTGTACTATCTGGGCGTGCTCCAGAAGATCGTGTACGGTATTGCCTGGATTATGTCAAAAGGAATGCGCTTGTCAGGGGCTGAAAGTTTATCGGCGGCCGGAAACATCTTCCTGGGCCAGACGGAAGCTCCGTTGCTGGTGCGTCCCTTCATCCAAAATATGACCCGTTCTGAGTTAATGTGCTTGATGACCGGGGGAATGGCGACGTTGGCTGGTGGAGTACTAGCGGCTTACGTGGCTTTTTTGGGAGGAAATGACCCAGCCCAGCAGGCTATCTTTGCTGCCCACTTACTCACTGCCTCCATCATGAATGCCCCGGCGGGTATTGTGATGGCGAAGATACTGGTACCTGAAACGGAGGAAGACAAAATCAACACCAAGCTGCAGGTAAACAAGGAATCTTTGGGAGTGAACATTATTGACGCCATGTCTACCGGCGCCGCCGATGGATTGAAGTTGGCGTTGAACGTGGGTGGTATGCTGTTGGCCTTTATTGCGGTAATTGCCCTTTTAAACTACCTGTTGTTGAGCCTTGGGGGAGCCACTGGCTTAAATCAAATGATTGTGGACTCCACCGATGGCCGTTTTGAAGGATTGAACTTCCAGTATATCTTAGGCCAGATCTTCAGAGTGTTCGCTTTCTTGATGGGTAGCCCGTGGCAGGATACCCTGCAGGTGGGAAGTTTGTTAGGCCAGAAGACAGCGGTCAATGAATTCGTTGCTTACCTGGACCTTGCCAAAATGAAGGAAGCGAATTCCTTAACACCAAAGTCCATCATTCTGGCTACCTATGCGCTTTGTGGCTTTTCAAACTTCAGTTCTATTGCCATCCAGATTGGCGGCATTGGAGGTATGGCTCCTTCCCAGCAGGGGAACCTTTCTAAATTAGGGTTGAGAGCGTTGCTGGGTGCCTCCATCGCATGTATGATGACAGCCACCATTGCCGGGATTCTATTCGAATTGTAA
- a CDS encoding bifunctional nuclease family protein codes for MKKIELEILGLSSSQSQSGSFALVLGEKEGSRRLPIIIGMFEAQSIAIQIEKINPTRPLTHDLFKSFAQQMEVSVQEIMISDLKEGVFFSKIVCTDGEKEFELDARPSDAIAIGLRFGVPIYTVESVLSEAGIILSDMEEDEDEEETDEIPTSSSVSTSSSGAGKGNLKEVSVEELNTMLNDALEKEDYERAAKIRDELNKRN; via the coding sequence GTGAAGAAAATAGAGTTAGAGATTCTGGGTTTGTCCTCAAGCCAGTCGCAATCTGGATCCTTCGCCTTAGTTCTGGGCGAGAAGGAAGGAAGCCGCCGTTTGCCTATCATCATAGGCATGTTTGAGGCGCAGTCCATAGCCATCCAGATTGAGAAGATTAATCCTACGCGCCCCTTGACCCATGACTTGTTTAAGTCTTTTGCCCAGCAAATGGAGGTGAGCGTACAGGAAATTATGATTTCGGATTTGAAAGAAGGTGTGTTCTTCTCCAAGATTGTGTGCACCGACGGCGAAAAAGAATTTGAGCTGGACGCCCGTCCGTCAGATGCCATTGCCATAGGCCTGCGTTTTGGGGTGCCTATTTACACGGTTGAGTCTGTCTTGTCTGAAGCCGGTATTATCTTAAGTGATATGGAGGAAGACGAAGACGAGGAAGAAACAGATGAGATCCCAACCTCTTCTTCCGTGAGTACTTCTTCTTCTGGAGCCGGTAAAGGCAACCTGAAGGAAGTTTCAGTAGAGGAGTTGAATACCATGCTGAACGATGCCTTGGAGAAAGAAGATTATGAACGCGCCGCTAAGATCCGGGACGAGTTGAACAAACGGAATTAA
- a CDS encoding electron transfer flavoprotein subunit alpha/FixB family protein, with translation MSVLVVIECANGEVKKSSLEAASYGSKVAAATGTSATAVAIGDVQADALTSLGEQGISRVLLDNDSRLHNFVPSAYVKVIAKAAEQENSSVIILSNSNIGAAIGSRLAVKLGGSLATNVVSLPQINGSSFTVRRGVFSGKAFSDVELTSDKKIIAVKKNAVEIETTAGGTATVENFSADLSDADFATAPKETIKQSGDILLTEAEVVVSGGRGLKGPENWHLIENLAKALGAATACSKPVADVGWRPHHEHVGQTGITVSPNLYIGVGISGAIQHLAGVNSSKVIVVINKDPEAPFFKAADYGIVGDATEVVPKLIEAAKALDK, from the coding sequence ATGTCAGTATTAGTAGTGATAGAATGCGCGAACGGCGAAGTGAAGAAGTCTTCCCTGGAAGCAGCTTCGTACGGGAGCAAAGTTGCCGCTGCCACGGGTACCTCGGCCACGGCCGTTGCCATTGGCGATGTGCAGGCAGATGCCCTCACCAGCTTAGGTGAGCAGGGAATTTCCAGAGTTTTATTAGACAATGACAGCCGGTTGCACAATTTTGTACCAAGTGCCTATGTCAAAGTGATAGCCAAAGCCGCAGAACAGGAAAACTCCAGCGTCATCATCCTTTCTAACTCCAATATTGGAGCCGCCATTGGATCTCGCTTAGCGGTGAAGTTGGGTGGTTCTTTAGCCACTAACGTAGTTTCTTTACCACAAATTAACGGTTCTTCGTTCACGGTGCGCCGTGGGGTTTTCTCCGGCAAGGCATTTTCAGATGTAGAATTAACATCAGATAAAAAAATAATTGCCGTTAAAAAGAATGCAGTAGAGATTGAAACAACTGCTGGCGGTACTGCCACGGTTGAGAATTTCTCTGCAGACTTGTCTGACGCAGACTTCGCCACAGCTCCTAAAGAAACTATCAAGCAGTCTGGTGACATCCTGTTGACTGAGGCTGAAGTAGTGGTTTCGGGCGGTAGAGGCCTGAAAGGGCCAGAAAACTGGCATTTGATTGAGAATCTTGCCAAAGCATTGGGTGCAGCCACTGCCTGCTCTAAACCAGTTGCTGACGTAGGTTGGAGACCCCATCATGAGCACGTAGGTCAAACCGGGATCACCGTTAGCCCTAACTTATATATTGGGGTGGGCATCTCCGGAGCCATCCAACACCTGGCTGGGGTTAACTCTTCTAAAGTAATTGTCGTTATCAATAAAGATCCGGAGGCCCCTTTCTTCAAAGCCGCAGATTACGGCATTGTGGGAGATGCCACCGAGGTTGTACCAAAATTGATAGAAGCCGCCAAAGCTTTAGACAAATAG
- a CDS encoding electron transfer flavoprotein subunit beta/FixA family protein produces the protein MKILVCISNVPDTTTKITFSPDGKTFNTAGVQFVINPYDEYALTRAIELKEAHGGSVTVLNVGEADTEPNIRKALAIGADDAIRVNLKPTDAYLVSQQIAYYAKEGGFDLILMGRESIDYNGYQVHGMVGELLGIPTVAPAIKLDVNGSTATLEREIEGGKEIIEAPLPLVVSAQQPMAEPRIPNMRGIMTARTKPLKVVDPVGQDAKTSVQNYELPPAKSGVKLIPAESAGDLIKLLRNEAKVL, from the coding sequence ATGAAGATCTTAGTTTGCATTAGCAACGTTCCTGATACTACCACCAAAATAACCTTTTCACCTGACGGAAAGACATTTAACACGGCTGGTGTACAGTTTGTCATTAACCCATACGATGAATATGCCCTTACCCGTGCCATTGAGCTGAAAGAAGCCCATGGCGGATCGGTAACGGTGTTGAACGTAGGTGAGGCTGATACGGAGCCAAACATCCGGAAAGCTTTAGCCATTGGGGCTGATGACGCCATCAGAGTTAATTTGAAACCCACCGATGCTTATCTGGTATCTCAGCAGATTGCTTACTACGCCAAAGAAGGCGGCTTTGACCTTATCTTAATGGGCCGCGAGTCTATTGACTATAACGGTTACCAGGTACACGGCATGGTAGGTGAGTTATTAGGTATACCAACCGTTGCGCCTGCCATTAAATTAGACGTAAACGGTTCTACTGCTACGTTGGAGCGCGAGATTGAAGGCGGAAAAGAGATTATTGAGGCGCCGCTGCCGTTGGTGGTAAGTGCCCAGCAGCCAATGGCTGAGCCTCGTATCCCTAACATGCGTGGAATCATGACTGCCCGTACCAAACCTTTGAAAGTAGTGGATCCAGTAGGGCAGGATGCTAAGACCAGTGTACAAAACTATGAGTTACCGCCTGCCAAATCTGGCGTAAAACTTATTCCTGCTGAAAGCGCTGGTGACTTAATTAAATTATTACGTAACGAAGCTAAAGTTCTATAA
- a CDS encoding HAEPLYID family protein → MMKVFKNICFLFAFYLILAQNYVWAQSTKQVNDSLPLKLHHAEPLYIDLIRDLGAHKGEQEWNIGFGLRDKLKYDEYEFLVEYEWAPMHRLGLEVEVPVSIYSPNRLESTDNRPAHRVESLKTAAQYTFLVSGKRRISLAVGYINALELHDFDEISTSRVFQGNSYNPFLVGAKQLSSKWHALVYTGPVMHQQFKENHWNFQYHTNLNLHYMLPHSRNFVGLETNMVSERNSFEAVLRPQMRLSIMDNLLLGLVTGVPISKKNERLSTFMRLIYEPSHKHRQKS, encoded by the coding sequence ATGATGAAAGTATTTAAAAATATTTGTTTTCTATTTGCCTTTTACCTGATCCTCGCTCAAAATTACGTCTGGGCTCAAAGTACAAAACAGGTAAATGATAGCCTGCCATTAAAGCTACACCACGCTGAGCCCCTGTATATTGACTTAATCCGGGATTTAGGAGCCCACAAAGGGGAACAAGAGTGGAACATCGGCTTTGGGCTGCGAGACAAGCTAAAGTATGATGAGTACGAGTTTCTGGTGGAATACGAATGGGCACCAATGCACAGGTTGGGGCTGGAAGTTGAAGTTCCTGTTTCCATCTACTCGCCCAATCGCCTTGAATCTACCGACAACCGGCCAGCCCACCGGGTGGAGTCTCTTAAAACGGCAGCCCAGTACACCTTTCTAGTGTCTGGAAAGCGCCGGATCTCACTGGCAGTGGGGTATATCAATGCTTTGGAACTGCATGATTTTGATGAGATTTCCACCTCCAGAGTATTTCAAGGCAATTCCTACAATCCCTTTCTGGTAGGGGCGAAGCAACTTAGCTCTAAATGGCACGCATTGGTTTACACGGGACCCGTGATGCACCAGCAGTTCAAAGAGAACCATTGGAACTTTCAGTATCATACCAACCTGAACCTGCATTATATGCTTCCGCATTCTCGCAATTTTGTGGGGCTTGAAACGAATATGGTGTCTGAGCGCAATTCTTTTGAAGCGGTGCTGCGGCCCCAAATGCGGCTTAGCATCATGGACAACCTGCTCTTGGGGTTGGTCACCGGGGTGCCTATATCTAAAAAGAATGAGCGGTTAAGCACTTTTATGCGGCTCATCTACGAACCAAGCCATAAACACCGTCAGAAATCCTGA
- a CDS encoding porin family protein produces the protein MKKAFLLAAFLFFGGLAAQAQDVFTLGLKAGVSSSNVDFKNPSSSFEQFKEKESITGFHAGAFARLNVLGFLLQPEAVLSSSGGKFSMPDSNGGTSVQEIGFTNLDLPIMVGYKLAFLRAYAGPVASVMIKTDSDLEDYREAFNSADWGYQIGAGFDISRLTADVRYERLTRAYTDSNGSVDFRNKQVILSLGYKLIGK, from the coding sequence ATGAAAAAAGCATTTCTTTTAGCTGCCTTTCTTTTTTTTGGTGGCTTAGCAGCTCAGGCACAGGATGTTTTTACCCTAGGATTAAAGGCGGGAGTTAGCTCTTCTAACGTGGACTTTAAAAATCCGAGTTCCAGTTTTGAGCAATTCAAAGAAAAGGAAAGTATCACCGGGTTTCATGCCGGCGCATTTGCCAGGTTAAACGTTCTGGGTTTTCTGCTACAGCCCGAGGCTGTTCTTTCTTCTTCCGGGGGTAAGTTTAGTATGCCCGATAGTAACGGAGGAACCTCTGTACAGGAGATTGGTTTTACCAACCTGGATCTTCCTATTATGGTAGGATATAAATTGGCTTTTTTGAGGGCATATGCCGGACCAGTAGCCTCTGTGATGATTAAAACTGACTCAGATTTGGAAGATTACAGAGAAGCCTTCAATTCAGCTGACTGGGGATACCAGATTGGGGCTGGATTTGACATTTCTAGGCTTACCGCCGATGTACGCTATGAGCGGTTAACCCGCGCCTACACTGATAGCAATGGAAGTGTTGATTTCAGAAACAAACAAGTAATCCTGAGTTTAGGCTATAAACTAATTGGTAAATAG
- a CDS encoding arylamine N-acetyltransferase family protein, protein MNLRTPSKTLFKIKKDGIQLDRYLARIGYSGDLSPTLQTLQNLVYQHVISIPFENFNPLLKQPVLLDIDSLQRKMVEDTRGGYCFEQNTLFSQALQELGFKVKEIAARVLWNVPLGVTTARVHMLLLVTIEDEDYIVDVGFGGLTLTAPLRLQERAGQKTSHETFRNLPVESEFVLQAHIQNDWKPLYRFSLQEQFSADFEVYNWFTSTHPRSPFVTGLMLAKTTPTARFGLRNNELSKHLPSGTTEKQFLTSPEQIKTVIAEVFQLQIPTAPEFDQALHLMLQPLD, encoded by the coding sequence ATGAATCTTCGCACACCTTCTAAAACTTTATTCAAAATCAAGAAAGATGGAATACAGTTGGACCGCTACCTGGCCAGAATAGGCTACTCAGGAGATCTTTCTCCTACCCTGCAAACGCTCCAGAACCTGGTTTATCAGCATGTTATCTCCATCCCATTTGAAAATTTCAACCCCCTTCTAAAACAACCTGTTCTGCTGGACATTGACTCTTTGCAACGAAAAATGGTGGAAGATACCCGAGGCGGATATTGCTTTGAACAGAATACCTTGTTTAGCCAGGCGCTTCAGGAGTTGGGTTTTAAGGTAAAGGAAATAGCAGCACGAGTTTTATGGAATGTACCACTAGGCGTAACCACTGCCCGCGTGCACATGCTCCTTTTGGTTACCATTGAAGACGAAGACTATATTGTTGATGTAGGATTTGGGGGTTTAACTTTGACTGCTCCGCTCCGCCTGCAGGAAAGAGCCGGCCAGAAAACCTCTCACGAAACCTTCAGAAATTTACCGGTAGAAAGTGAATTTGTGCTACAGGCCCACATCCAAAATGATTGGAAACCCCTGTACCGCTTCAGTTTACAGGAGCAGTTCTCAGCTGACTTTGAGGTATATAACTGGTTTACTTCTACTCATCCAAGATCACCCTTTGTGACGGGATTGATGCTGGCCAAAACCACTCCTACTGCCAGGTTCGGACTACGGAACAATGAATTAAGCAAGCACCTGCCTTCTGGCACCACAGAAAAGCAATTCCTTACCAGTCCAGAGCAAATTAAAACAGTGATTGCCGAGGTCTTCCAGTTGCAGATTCCTACTGCTCCCGAATTTGACCAAGCCCTTCACCTGATGTTGCAACCACTGGACTAG
- a CDS encoding ThuA domain-containing protein, with protein MNCSTRKEMGGAPDLPSLLVFYKTAGYYHTSIPSGLAALQKLGAENGFKVDTTNNAAKFVQDTLQKYDAVVFLSTTQDVLNDTQQQAFEQFIRGGGGFVGIHAATDTEYNWPWYNQLVGAYFDSHPEIQTATIQVVDKSHLSTSFLPDKWERKDEWYNFKNINPDVKVLANLDETSYKGGKNGQNHPIAWYHTFEGARVFYTGGGHTNESFQEPLFLRHLLGGIQYVLQKE; from the coding sequence ATGAATTGTTCTACCCGAAAGGAAATGGGGGGAGCGCCTGATCTTCCATCTCTTCTGGTGTTTTACAAAACTGCTGGCTATTACCACACCTCCATTCCCAGTGGATTGGCAGCTTTGCAAAAGCTAGGGGCAGAAAACGGGTTTAAGGTAGATACCACTAACAACGCTGCTAAGTTTGTGCAAGATACCTTACAGAAGTATGATGCAGTAGTGTTCCTGAGCACCACTCAAGATGTTTTAAACGATACTCAGCAACAGGCTTTTGAGCAATTCATTAGAGGAGGCGGAGGGTTCGTAGGCATCCATGCGGCCACAGACACTGAATACAACTGGCCCTGGTACAATCAATTGGTGGGGGCTTACTTTGACAGCCATCCTGAAATTCAGACTGCCACTATTCAGGTGGTAGACAAATCCCATCTCTCTACCTCTTTTCTGCCTGATAAATGGGAGCGGAAAGATGAATGGTACAACTTCAAAAACATCAACCCAGATGTCAAAGTACTGGCGAACCTGGACGAGACTTCCTACAAAGGAGGCAAGAACGGCCAAAATCACCCAATTGCCTGGTACCACACCTTTGAAGGAGCCCGGGTCTTTTATACGGGCGGAGGGCACACCAATGAAAGCTTTCAGGAGCCATTATTCCTGCGGCATTTGTTGGGCGGCATCCAGTATGTACTTCAGAAAGAATAG
- a CDS encoding YciE/YciF ferroxidase family protein has protein sequence MAELKTLHDLLSHEVQTLYSAERIILMGLPRMIEKAQSPQLKAAFTTHLDETTVQVERLEKIAAQLSISPEGDGNPSMKGLIAEGEKVMHKDATSEVMDASLICGAQKIEHYEISGYGTAAYLAEELGLTEVAQLLRMTLEEEQKTDTLLNNLAKSNINQKAMPGSGIL, from the coding sequence ATGGCAGAATTGAAAACCTTACATGACCTTCTGAGCCACGAGGTGCAGACGTTATACAGTGCTGAACGAATCATTTTGATGGGCCTGCCCCGCATGATTGAAAAAGCTCAGAGCCCCCAATTGAAAGCTGCATTCACTACCCACTTAGACGAAACAACAGTGCAGGTAGAGCGACTAGAGAAGATAGCGGCCCAATTGTCCATCAGTCCTGAGGGCGACGGAAACCCCAGCATGAAAGGCTTAATTGCGGAAGGCGAAAAGGTGATGCACAAAGATGCAACCTCGGAAGTGATGGACGCCTCCCTGATCTGTGGTGCCCAAAAAATAGAACACTATGAAATCTCTGGCTACGGAACTGCTGCCTACTTAGCAGAGGAACTTGGCTTAACAGAAGTAGCGCAACTTTTAAGAATGACCCTGGAAGAAGAACAGAAAACCGACACTCTTTTAAACAACCTTGCAAAAAGCAACATCAACCAAAAAGCCATGCCAGGCAGCGGTATTCTTTAA